One genomic window of Solanum dulcamara chromosome 12, daSolDulc1.2, whole genome shotgun sequence includes the following:
- the LOC129875958 gene encoding LOW QUALITY PROTEIN: probable pectinesterase 56 (The sequence of the model RefSeq protein was modified relative to this genomic sequence to represent the inferred CDS: deleted 1 base in 1 codon), producing the protein MAISDTSCGNIIALFVAATMLLAIVCCQSQLITKTPNVVVSKDGTGDFKTIAGAILAAPNKSDQPYYIKIKRGTYQEYIRVDKKKANIVLIGEGMDNTIITGNKNYVGGNKTYDTATVGVLGSGFTAQDITFRNDAGPGKYQAVALRVEADSASFYRCRFDGYQDTLYSKRNRQFYRDCEIYGTIDFICGDATALFQNCLIEARIPLAKQYNTITAQKRDLEEFATGIVLQNCTIKASQDLEKMDNVTTFLGRPWGIFSRTVIMESYIDHFINPRGWIEWIESANKFIVRRRSYYLEYRNKGPGAITQGRVTWTFVTRDPNIASNFTVRHFINGDKWIPANIPHYLDFS; encoded by the exons ATGGCCATCTCGGATACGTCTTGCG GGAATATAATTGCGTTGTTTGTTGCTGCAACTATGTTATTAGCTATAGTTTGTTGTCAAAGTCAGCTGATCACTAAAACACCTAACGTCGTTGTTTCAAAAGACGGGACCGGTGATTTCAAGACTATAGCTGGAGCAATACTAGCAGCGCCGAATAAGAGTGACCAACCATACTATATCAAGATTAAACGAGGGACATATCAGGAATATATTCGAGTTGAT AAAAAAAAGGCGAATATAGTCCTGATCGGAGAAGGAAtggataatacaataataacaggTAATAAAAATTACGTCGGCGGCAATAAAACCTATGATACTGCAACAGTGG GGGTTCTTGGGAGTGGCTTCACAGCCCAAGACATCACCTTTAGAAATGACGCTGGACCGGGAAAGTATCAAGCAGTGGCACTAAGAGTAGAAGCAGATTCGGCTTCCTTCTATAGATGTCGTTTTGATGGGTATCAAGACACTCTATATTCCAAAAGGAACCGGCAATTCTACCGTGATTGTGAAATTTATGGCACGATAGACTTCATTTGTGGTGATGCAACGGCGTTGTTCCAAAACTGCTTAATTGAAGCACGCATTCCATTGGCCAAACAATATAACACAATCACAGCACAAAAGAGAGATTTAGAGGAATTTGCAACCGGAATAGTGCTTCAAAATTGCACTATAAAGGCTTCCCAAGATTTGGAGAAAATGGATAACGTCACCACCTTTTTAGGTCGACCATGGGGTATATTCTCTAGAACAGTGATCATGGAAAGTTACATTGACCACTTTATAAATCCTAGAGGATGGATTGAATGGATTGAATCTGCAAATAAATTCATTGTTCGTCGTCGTTCATATTATCTGGAATATAGGAATAAAGGACCAGGTGCTATTACTCAGGGACGTGTGACATGGACATTCGTCACTAGGGATCCGAATATTGCATCAAATTTCACAGTTAGGCACTTCATAAATGGTGACAAGTGGATTCCCGCCAATATCCCacattatttagatttttcttaa
- the LOC129875946 gene encoding ribulose bisphosphate carboxylase/oxygenase activase 2, chloroplastic: protein MAASVSTIGAASKAPLSLNNSVTGTSVPSTAFFGKSLKKVYGKGVSNPKVSNRNLRIVAEEKEIDEKKQTDGDRWKGLVMDASDDQQDIARGKGMVDSLFQAPTGTGTHHAIMNSYEYLSQGLKQYNMDNKLDGFYIAPSFMDKLVVHITKNFLKLPNIKVPLILGVWGGKGQGKSFQCELVFRKMGINPIMMSAGELESGNAGEPAKLIRQRYREAAEIIRKGNMCCLFINDLDAGAGRMGGTTQYTVNNQMVNATLMNIADNPTNVQLPGMYNKQENARVPIICTGNDFSTLYAPLIRDGRMEKFYWAPTREDRIGVCKGIFRTDNVPEEAVVKIVDSFPGQSIDFFGALRARVYDDEVRKWVSGTGIEAIGEKLLNSRDGPPTFEQPKMTLEKLLEYGNMLVQEQENVKRVQLAETYLKEAALGDANADAINTGTF, encoded by the exons ATGGCTGCCTCAGTGTCAACCATTGGAGCTGCCAGCAAAGCACcc TTGAGTTTGAACAATTCAGTTACTGGAACTTCAGTTCCAAGCACAGCCTTCTTTGGAAAATCCTTGAAGAAAGTGTATGGAAAAGGTGTTTCCAACCCCAAGGTTTCCAACAGGAACTTGAGGATTGTAgctgaagaaaaagaaatagacGAGAAGAAACAGACCGACGGAGACAGATGGAAGGGTCTTGTTATGGATGCGTCCGATGACCAACAGGACATTGCAAGGGGTAAGGGAATGGTTGACAGTCTTTTCCAGGCTCCTACCGGTACTGGTACTCACCACGCCATTATGAATTCCTACGAGTACCTCAGCCAGGGTCTTAAACA GTACAACATGGACAACAAGTTGGATGGATTCTACATCGCCCCTTCTTTCATGGACAAGCTTGTTGTCCACATCACCAAGAACTTCTTGAAATTGCCCAACATCAAG GTTCCACTCATCTTGGGTGTCTGGGGAGGCAAAGGTCAAGGAAAATCATTCCAATGTGAGCTTGTCTTCAGAAAGATGGGAATCAA CCCCATTATGATGAGTGCTGGAGAATTGGAAAGTGGAAATGCAGGAGAGCCAGCAAAATTGATTAGGCAAAGGTACAGAGAGGCAGCTGAAATCATCAGGAAAGGAAACATGTGTTGTCTCTTCATCAATGATCTTGATGCAGGAGCTGGTAGAATGGGTGGAACTACCCAATACACCGTCAACAACCAGATGGTGAATGCCACCCTCATGAACATTGCTGACAACCCAACAAATGTCCAGCTCCCCGGTATGTACAACAAGCAAGAGAATGCCAGGGTCCCCATTATTTGCACTGGTAACGACTTCTCCACATTGTATGCTCCTCTTATCCGTGATGGTCGTATGGAGAAGTTCTACTGGGCACCAACTAGGGAGGATAGAATTGGTGTCTGCAAGGGTATTTTCAGAACTGACAACGTGCCTGAAGAAGCTGTTGTAAAGATTGTCGATTCCTTCCCTGGACAATCTATTG ATTTCTTCGGTGCTCTGAGGGCACGAGTATATGACGATGAAGTGAGGAAATGGGTTTCAGGCACTGGAATTGAAGCCATTGGGGAAAAACTTTTGAACTCTAGAGATGGACCCCCAACTTTTGAGCAACCAAAAATGACCCTTGAGAAGCTCCTTGAGTATGGTAACATGCTTGTTCAAGAGCAAGAGAATGTGAAGAGAGTTCAGTTGGCTGAAACCTATCTTAAGGAGGCAGCACTCGGAGATGCTAACGCGGATGCCATCAACACTGGAACCTTCTAA